The Streptomyces sp. NBC_00162 genome window below encodes:
- a CDS encoding FtsX-like permease family protein: MIALPIVGVSAADLTFRSGELTVEQQLTRKLGGADARLDSSHMGTAIYQEPTGPGYAPVGGYDTYSPSKGGEADPDSLTKAVPQGAQSLKDSRAYAKIHTAHGVLGIDFRELDVRSPLTAGLITIDRGRLPEGAGEVIATNAFLEHSGRFVGSSVTPRGGTASYKIVGAYELPSDLGKDEIIAPPGTLIGPLDTALQASGANGVRAQDSYLVKVGGDGFTWNMVKEANTKGVTVLSRAVMLDPPADSEVPLYQQQPKEQFELSGSTRATELAVLATVVGLAMLEICLLAGPAFAVGARRSRRQLGLVGANGGDRRHIRSIVLSGGLVIGAAAAVIGTAIGVALTIGLRPLLEEFLGKRFGGFEVRPLELAAIALLAVVTGLLSAIVPAFTASRQTVLASLTGRRGVRRANRILPVLGLLAVAGGAAIALGGVASGMGSTVVAGGSAIAELGIVALTPVLVGLCGRLGRWLPLSPRLALRDAVRNRGRTAPAVAAVLAAVAGTVAVATYEHSRDLQNRHEYVASYPYGSGMVTVNDNADHKDVPAVREALAKEFPLAVRADVDRIVVGRPGCDGYSTEQDCGRAELITPKEQRCPLYEAPNGPASFTTEQARELRNDWRCVEARFGKANATVVADEKLLTALAVTDPGAVSALKAGRAVSFDRRNVKDDKVTIRLITDEEKAQSTGARNEEPPGEDKVFAAYQVPEGVSGYGLKVVLPPDTAKKAGLTTAAFGSYFTLDGTATTEQRQRLDGTFDQIGVDAGVEIEVGYQGNNDLVLLILTVFAGLVTIGAAGIATGLAQADAEADLKTLAAVGAAPRVRRTLSGFQCAVVALMGVVLGSAAGVLPAVGLRLLERRDLERLYENGIAMGHVGSEGPGAYVPIAVPWETLGALIVLVPLGAGLLAALVTRSGGALARRAAG; this comes from the coding sequence ATGATCGCCCTGCCCATCGTCGGGGTCAGCGCCGCCGACCTGACCTTCCGCAGCGGCGAGCTGACCGTGGAACAGCAACTGACCCGGAAGCTGGGCGGCGCCGACGCGCGGCTGGACTCCTCGCACATGGGCACGGCCATCTACCAGGAGCCGACGGGCCCCGGCTACGCGCCCGTCGGCGGCTACGACACCTACTCCCCCTCCAAGGGGGGCGAGGCCGACCCCGATTCGCTCACCAAGGCGGTCCCGCAGGGCGCGCAGTCCCTCAAGGACAGCCGCGCCTACGCCAAGATCCACACTGCCCACGGGGTGCTCGGCATCGACTTCCGCGAACTCGACGTGCGCAGCCCGCTGACGGCGGGCCTGATCACGATCGACCGCGGCCGGCTCCCCGAGGGCGCGGGCGAGGTCATCGCCACCAACGCCTTCCTCGAGCACTCCGGCCGGTTCGTCGGCTCCTCGGTCACCCCGCGCGGCGGCACCGCCTCGTACAAGATCGTCGGCGCCTACGAGCTGCCCTCCGACCTCGGGAAGGACGAGATCATCGCCCCGCCGGGGACCCTGATCGGCCCGCTCGACACGGCCCTGCAGGCTTCCGGTGCGAACGGCGTACGGGCCCAGGACTCCTACCTCGTCAAGGTCGGCGGCGACGGTTTCACGTGGAACATGGTCAAGGAGGCCAACACCAAGGGCGTGACCGTCCTCTCCAGAGCCGTCATGCTCGACCCGCCGGCCGACTCCGAGGTGCCGCTCTACCAGCAGCAGCCCAAGGAGCAGTTCGAACTCTCCGGCAGCACCCGGGCCACCGAACTGGCCGTGCTGGCCACCGTCGTCGGCCTCGCCATGCTGGAGATCTGCCTGCTCGCCGGACCGGCCTTCGCCGTGGGCGCCCGCCGCTCTCGCCGCCAGCTCGGACTGGTCGGGGCCAACGGCGGCGACCGGCGGCACATCCGCTCCATCGTGCTCTCCGGCGGCCTGGTCATCGGCGCGGCGGCAGCCGTCATCGGCACCGCCATCGGGGTGGCCCTCACGATCGGTCTGCGCCCGCTCCTGGAGGAGTTCCTCGGCAAGCGCTTCGGCGGCTTCGAGGTACGGCCGCTGGAACTGGCCGCCATCGCGCTGCTCGCCGTCGTGACCGGCCTGCTGTCCGCGATCGTCCCGGCGTTCACCGCGTCCCGGCAGACCGTGCTGGCCTCGCTGACCGGCCGCCGCGGGGTCCGCCGCGCCAACCGGATCCTGCCCGTCCTCGGCCTGCTCGCCGTCGCGGGCGGCGCCGCGATCGCCCTCGGCGGCGTCGCCTCGGGGATGGGATCCACCGTCGTGGCCGGCGGCAGCGCCATCGCCGAGCTCGGCATCGTCGCCCTCACCCCGGTCCTGGTCGGCCTCTGCGGGCGGCTGGGGCGGTGGCTGCCGCTGTCGCCGCGGCTCGCGCTGCGCGACGCCGTGCGCAACCGGGGGCGTACGGCACCGGCCGTGGCCGCCGTACTGGCAGCCGTCGCCGGCACCGTCGCGGTGGCCACCTACGAGCACAGCCGGGACCTGCAGAACCGGCACGAGTACGTCGCCTCCTACCCGTACGGCTCGGGCATGGTGACCGTCAACGACAACGCCGACCACAAGGACGTGCCCGCCGTACGCGAAGCGCTCGCCAAGGAGTTTCCGCTGGCCGTACGGGCGGACGTGGACCGGATCGTGGTGGGCAGGCCCGGCTGCGACGGCTACAGCACGGAGCAGGACTGCGGCCGGGCGGAGCTCATCACGCCCAAGGAGCAGCGCTGCCCGCTCTACGAGGCCCCCAACGGGCCGGCGTCCTTCACCACGGAACAGGCCCGGGAGCTGCGCAACGACTGGCGGTGCGTGGAAGCCCGGTTCGGCAAGGCGAACGCCACCGTCGTCGCCGACGAGAAGCTGCTGACCGCACTGGCGGTCACCGACCCGGGTGCGGTCTCCGCCCTCAAGGCGGGCCGGGCGGTCTCCTTCGACAGGCGCAACGTCAAGGACGACAAGGTCACCATCCGCCTGATCACCGACGAGGAGAAGGCCCAGAGCACGGGGGCGCGCAACGAGGAGCCGCCGGGCGAGGACAAGGTCTTCGCCGCCTACCAGGTGCCCGAGGGCGTCTCGGGCTACGGCCTCAAGGTGGTGCTGCCGCCCGACACGGCCAAGAAGGCCGGGCTGACGACCGCGGCGTTCGGCTCGTACTTCACCCTCGACGGGACGGCCACGACGGAGCAGCGGCAGCGGCTGGACGGCACGTTCGATCAGATCGGGGTGGACGCCGGCGTGGAGATCGAGGTGGGCTACCAGGGCAACAACGACCTCGTCCTGCTCATCCTGACCGTCTTCGCGGGCCTGGTCACCATCGGCGCGGCCGGTATCGCCACCGGGCTCGCCCAGGCCGACGCCGAGGCCGATCTGAAGACCCTGGCGGCGGTCGGCGCGGCCCCGCGGGTCCGGCGGACGCTCAGCGGCTTCCAGTGCGCGGTCGTGGCCCTGATGGGGGTCGTGCTGGGCTCGGCGGCCGGGGTGCTGCCCGCGGTGGGCCTGCGGCTCCTCGAGCGGCGGGATCTGGAGCGCCTCTACGAGAACGGCATCGCCATGGGTCACGTCGGCTCCGAGGGCCCCGGGGCGTACGTCCCGATCGCCGTGCCGTGGGAGACCCTGGGCGCGCTGATCGTGCTCGTGCCGCTGGGCGCGGGGCTGCTCGCGGCGCTGGTGACCCGCTCGGGCGGGGCGCTCGCGCGACGCGCCGCCGGATAG
- a CDS encoding ABC transporter ATP-binding protein yields the protein MPDQYQTHQPVLQLDQLVRTHGSGATEVHALRGINLSVYPGELVAVMGPSGSGKSTLLTLAGGLDTPSSGRVVVEGTDITTASRKQLAALRRRSIGYVFQDYNLIPALTAAENVALPRELDGVSARKARTSALAALEEMGLGELADRFPDEMSGGQQQRVAIARALVGDRRLVLADEPTGALDSETGESVLALLRARCDAGAAGILVTHEPRFAAWADRVVFLRDGTVVDETLRSRADSLLSGQAAGQ from the coding sequence ATGCCCGACCAGTACCAGACACACCAGCCCGTACTGCAGTTGGACCAGCTCGTCCGCACCCACGGCAGCGGCGCCACCGAGGTGCACGCCCTGCGCGGCATCAACCTCTCCGTGTACCCGGGCGAACTCGTCGCCGTCATGGGCCCGTCCGGCTCCGGCAAGTCCACGCTGCTCACCCTGGCCGGCGGACTCGACACCCCGAGCAGCGGCCGGGTCGTCGTCGAAGGCACCGACATCACCACGGCGAGCCGCAAGCAGCTGGCCGCGCTGCGCCGCCGCAGCATCGGGTACGTCTTCCAGGACTACAACCTGATACCCGCCCTCACCGCGGCCGAGAACGTGGCCCTGCCCCGTGAACTCGACGGCGTCTCCGCCCGCAAGGCCCGGACCTCCGCCCTCGCCGCGCTGGAGGAGATGGGCCTGGGCGAGCTCGCCGACCGCTTCCCCGACGAGATGTCCGGCGGCCAGCAGCAGCGCGTGGCCATCGCCCGCGCCCTCGTCGGCGACCGCCGCCTGGTCCTCGCCGACGAACCCACCGGCGCCCTCGACTCCGAGACCGGCGAGTCCGTCCTCGCCCTGCTGCGCGCCCGCTGCGACGCGGGCGCGGCCGGGATCCTGGTCACCCACGAACCGCGGTTCGCGGCCTGGGCTGACCGCGTGGTCTTCCTGCGCGACGGCACCGTGGTCGACGAGACCCTGCGCAGCCGCGCCGACTCCCTCCTCTCGGGGCAGGCGGCCGGCCAGTGA